A window of Festucalex cinctus isolate MCC-2025b chromosome 6, RoL_Fcin_1.0, whole genome shotgun sequence contains these coding sequences:
- the LOC144020430 gene encoding uncharacterized protein LOC144020430: protein MASKESLLSGLSALKDTDPPPYIQPHYKESYRLAIYALLCGGKDAYNDFLQAEQINHFLSEKEIRFILENAEAPVVEDDDDADADRRRLGVEPGPSTYFPLDSDEEVPDLDLGWPEVALEDQDTSISLLFHPPRANTPTIKEVVRKQIQDAKQVVAIAMDVFTDVDIFKEVLGATLRGVVVYILLDEGHFGSFHAMTHRAGVNIQDLKNIRVRTVRGQQYRCQSGLKFHGGLEQRFILVDCRTVLYGTYSYTWSFEKINVSMVLVVTGQLVSSYDEEFRRLYARSTVPEALYKERSRAEYLREAAALLRSPNSSQLSLHRLHVRPRGLRALAQDELPDTAAIMTRGLSVQDRLHLSHFPDHMTRGHSFGGDLQKLNPMTRLRMGTKDIGVPDRTVSSLLVPNRMSHQHVRHQSRYGADQNLIPFNSETSLHRWKMDTYLNSQVNLDGSCDALSPLTSPYNSRTGLNDHQAQGINNRSRDIKSRLDEIRQKRLSLQEYNNLRQSQESLRSAYQSLDRPKFKSSLRGLPDVRPNFVEEEVADRKGLDSNQADDGNRSTSYFDIRTGPEQKATPAYEWYEPLARTASGVQVEDKLKDPSLKYPGGLQRPRTMESLIEIPEEKEGCGNPVNGADSLKERNKSSKMSEKNSGSQEAKKSPSHEKSTSSKVLTASEVKSHHRADSTLHRKNSTRLKSSEEKKASKKEEKSLQRKASLRSQNSSCSNSRASPVGKTSSSAEHRSSQNSVGRSGLENEKPKSSFPFHRLSSQRSSKRKPNPAAAESAERSSREHLEEQEKAAYESRREQAYSRYEYLLQSSVPLHKTKRGDGGQTSDSPAYQTQSGGENRLGRFMQRVGNLIGKNK from the exons ATGGCGTCCAAGGAGTCATTGTTGTCGGGCTTGTCGGCGCTGAAGGATACGGATCCTCCACCTTACATCCAGCCTCACTACAAAGAGTCCTACCGTCTGGCCATCTACGCGCTGCTATGCGGAGGCAAGGACGCCTACAACGACTTCCTGCAGGCCGAGCAGATCAACCACTTCCTATCCGAGAAGGAGATCCGCTTCATCTTGGAGAACGCCGAGGCGCCCGTGgtggaggacgacgacgacgcggACGCGGACAGGCGGCGCCTCGGAGTCGAGCCGGGCCCGTCCACATATTTCCCGCTGGACTCGGACGAGGAGGTGCCGGACCTGGACCTGGGCTGGCCCGAGGTGGCTCTGGAGGACCAGGACACGAGCATCAGTTTGCTGTTCCACCCGCCCAGGGCCAACACGCCCACCATCAAGGAGGTGGTCCGCAAGCAGATCCAGGATGCCAAGCAG GTGGTCGCCATAGCGATGGACGTCTTCACGGACGTGGACATTTTCAAGGAGGTCCTTGGTGCCACGCTGCGGGGGGTGGTGGTCTACATCCTCCTGGACGAGGGACACTTTGGCAGCTTCCACGCCATGACGCACCGGGCGGGCGTCAACATCCAAGACCTTAAG AACATTCGCGTGCGGACGGTGCGAGGTCAGCAGTATCGCTGCCAGTCCGGCCTCAAGTTTCACGGCGGCTTGGAGCAACGATTCATCCTGGTGGACTGCCGCACTGTTTTGTACGGGACCTACAG CTACACGTGGTCCTTTGAGAAGATCAACGTGAGCATGGTGCTGGTGGTCACCGGTCAGCTGGTGAGCTCCTACGACGAAGAGTTCCGCCGCCTCTACGCTCGCTCGACCGTCCCCGAAGCGCTGTACAAGGAGCGCTCGCGCGCCGAGTACCTGAGGGAGGCGGCGGCGCTCCTGCGCAGTCCCAACTCCAGCCAGCTTTCGCTGCATCGTCTTCACGTCAGACCTCGCGGCTTGAGGGCTTTGGCTCAGGACGAGCTCCCGGACACGGCCGCCATCATGACCAGGGGCCTGAGCGTGCAGGACCGCCTGCATCTGTCCCACTTCCCCGACCACATGACGAGGGGCCACAGTTTTGGCGGCGACCTGCAGAAGTTGAACCCCATGACTCGGCTGAGGATGGGGACCAAAGACATCGGCGTTCCCGACAGGACCGTTTCGAGCCTGCTGGTGCCCAACAGGATGTCTCACCAGCACGTCCGACACCAAAGTCGCTACGGGGCGGACCAAAATCTCATCCCTTTCAACTCCGAGACCTCCCTCCACAGGTGGAAGATGGACACGTACCTGAACAGCCAAGTGAACCTGGACGGGTCGTGCGACGCCTTGTCGCCGCTCACGTCGCCGTACAACAGCCGCACGGGCCTCAACGACCATCAGGCGCAGGGGATCAACAACAGATCCAGGGATATCAAGTCCCGCTTGGACGAGATCCGCCAGAAACGGCTCAGTCTACAGGAGTACAACAATCTCAGGCAGAGCCAAGAGTCCCTGCGATCGGCGTACCAAAGTCTGGATCGGCCCAAGTTCAAGTCGTCGTTGAGGGGCCTGCCTGACGTGAGGCCGAATTTTGTGGAGGAGGAAGTCGCCGACCGCAAAGGTCTTGATTCCAACCAGGCGGATGACGGCAACCGCTCCACCTCGTACTTTGACATCCGAACGGGTCCCGAGCAAAAGGCGACCCCGGCGTACGAATGGTACGAGCCGCTTGCCAGGACCGCTTCGGGGGTCCAGGTGGAGGACAAGCTGAAAGACCCGTCCCTCAAGTACCCCGGTGGTCTCCAGCGCCCTCGGACCATGGAGTCCCTCATTGAAATCCCCGAGGAGAAAGAAGGTTGCGGTAATCCTGTCAACGGCGCCGACAGTCTCAAAGAAAGAAACAAGAGTTCCAAAATGAGTGAGAAAAATTCCGGATCTCAAGAAGCAAAGAAGTCGCCTTCTCACGAGAAGTCAACTTCTTCCAAGGTCCTAACCGCCTCCGAGGTGAAGAGTCATCATCGGGCGGATTCGACGCTCCACCGGAAGAATTCCACCAGGCTGAAAAGCTCTGAGGAAAAGAAGGCTTCCAAGAAGGAGGAGAAATCTCTCCAAAGGAAAGCCTCGCTGAGATCGCAGAACTCGTCCTGCTCCAACTCGCGCGCTTCCCCCGTGGGGAAAACGTCTTCTTCCGCCGAGCACCGGAGCAGCCAGAACTCCGTCGGCAGGTCGGGGCTCGAGAACGAGAAGCCCAAGTCTTCGTTCCCCTTCCACCGATTATCATCTCAGCGCTCCAGCAAACGGAAGCCCAACCCGGCCGCGGCGGAGTCGGCGGAGCGGAGCTCCAGGGAACATCTGGAGGAGCAGGAGAAGGCGGCCTACGAGAGCCGGCGGGAACAGGCCTACAGTCGCTACGAGTACCTGTTGCAGTCCAGCGTGCCTCTGCACAAAACCAAACGAGGAGACGGAGGGCAGACCTCGGACAGCCCCGCGTACCAAACGCAAAGCGGCGGCGAGAACAGACTGGGACGATTCATGCAGCGGGTCGGGAATCTCATCGGGAAGAACAAGTAG